TGCCTTCTCATTTCTAATCATCACCATCGACGGCAACCTCCACCATGCCATCTTCGCCCCCAGTAGAGCTGGTCAGTGGGCGGGATGGTACTGTGCTGGATAGGTCTCACTCATTGTCCAAGCTCGCCTTTTAAGAGAAATATGTATAACTTTTCCGAGTTGAGTGAGTGGCCCTGGATCAAGACCCAACGGAGACAAGTTAAACTTTATAATTTGATGTCTTTGCCTCTGTCCACAGAAGTTTGTCTTTTGAGTACTTTTTGTGGACGCGGGTTAGTGGGCTGCTAGACACATGATTAGGTTTAGCCACTGGTCCAGGGGCACTCAACTCGAAAAAGGCATATACATACTTGTTTGGCCCGCTCACATAAGTTTGTCTTCGAGCACTTTTCATGCGTGTAGGCCAGTAAACTGTTAGACTCGTGATTAGATTTAGGATGCGAATAATAAccattttgatcaaaaattgatttctggaagagaaatatatttttatatttctatttttagataagtttctaagcaaaagtaactgtttgataatgatataaaatttttactccaaaaataaaaaatttgtttaataacgacaaaaaatttcttcatttcggATGGAGGTGGACTGGCGGACGGCGGTGGACCAACGACCGGTGGCAACGGTGGTGGCGGCCAGCAATCGGCGAGACGGTGGTCGGCGATGATGAATGGAGGACACgataaaaagaatttttatttctcatttctatttcagaaatagagaagtataaaattttacttcgatttctattacaaacctatttttggaacaaaaatttatttcagaaatagaaaatgaaataattttaccaaacggatttctattctagaaacaagtctggaatagaaaaattgttgaaCAAAAATTACCGATTGTCATGCACCCTCTTAGTAACCAGTCTCAACCAATGCGCCCCCTCTACCCAAGGAGGCGCCTTCCTCCTTTATATCGGTGAGATCTTGACTCGATCTCAATGGTGATTGGTAATGATGATGAAATCAGAATTTGTACGGTAATTCTTAATCGACAATATGTTAGTGAATATACTTTGGCTTACCTTTCTATTAAAGTAATGCAGGATTTAtccatatttaaattatatttttaataaacgGAAATTTTAACCTAAACAACTAAAACTGCTCTACAAGGTGTATATATAATGGTATAAAACCCgaaattttcacaagaaaatataatacaaagaaagagatgatgAATACGCATAAGCTAATATTTAAGAGAATATAATGTTAAATGAATGTTCTCCCAAAGCTTATGACAAAGGAAatttgagtgttttttttttcctttgtaaatATTCCGTCAAAAACTCTAAAGAAATTCTACTCGAAATAATTGTTCTAGTTGTTACTATTTTAGTCCATTCTAAACTAGAAGAAAGAGCGCTCATTCTATCTGTGCTATAGATGAATTACACAAAACCTTAGCATATATAGaggaagaaaatataaaggTTTCGATTTTTACAATTTATGGATGAGGAAACCGTTGTTTAGAGTTGAggtttttattttcatcttatctatttacatttttttgcCCGTTAGATACGCTATTTTAATTGTAAATCATGCTAACTAAAGTGATACGGCCTCGCTTTTGATGGAATATTTTGGGAAAAgagtttgaaattaaaattaaagatGTGATAACTCGTTATGTTGTTGATTCAAATTTTGTTTGGGAGGAGGGGACACTTCGCTtataattgaaatttgaaatccaTACGAAGTTGATAATTTCGTAACAAGAGATACTCAATAAACTTTATACTCCTCCCGAATATACTATAGTTTCCTTTCCGTAAGTGGTGAATCACGATGAATGTCGAATCTAGAATGGATCGCGTATCGCAATTATGTTGGTCGGCTGATGGCTGTCGGTTAAATAGTTTGGATCAATTGGACTCCTTTAAGCTTTCCAGCCAACTAAACGTGGGGGCCAAAGAACATTTCCAAATGCGGAGTATGccataaagagaaaaataatcacAACCTTGAAGCTTCTCAATAATGGTGAGGAAGTCACGATCGGCGAACGACACCAACATCTTTCACGTAATATCATGAGGACGAATCTTTCAGCAGCGAACTGGTCATTGACCTTCCCTGCATGCTTATATCAATCAATGTCTTTATTATCAAACACACGCACACGCgcaccgacccaaaaaaaaaaaaaaacacgcacACGCGCACCCACACCTAAAGCTTCAACCCAGAGCCATGCAGCTTCTCCTCCCCAACGCGGTCAATCTTCTCGGCTATGTCTACGCTCAAGTAATTTACCCAATCTCCAACCTCGCCTCTCCTAAAGAACGCCTTGTTCTCTTCCCCTGACGCCAACTTGCCTCTCTTGTTCACCTCCAGCCCGCTCAAATTGTCAAAACTACAGAGCCTCAGTATTTCGTCCACCATCCCTTCTCTCAGCTCTTCTTGACTGAACGGACACTCCAGAAAACCGGCCAGCCTCCTCAGGTTAGCGTACGGGTCCTCCTTCATGTCCTCGTACTTCAGGAACAACACCTTCTCGGGTGTCTCCGAGCTCGCCTTGTGGTACCCCAGCACGTGGTCCCAGTAAGGCCCGAACAAGCTCACGCCTCGGCAGAACCTGTCGAGCGACTCCTGCAGCGAGTTCTCACCCCTTTCCTTGGGCCTCAGCTTGTTGGTGAAGTGCCAGAGCGAGACGCAGGTGTCTTTGGGGTTCCTGCATAAGTACACC
The nucleotide sequence above comes from Eucalyptus grandis isolate ANBG69807.140 chromosome 2, ASM1654582v1, whole genome shotgun sequence. Encoded proteins:
- the LOC104435585 gene encoding cytosolic sulfotransferase 12 codes for the protein MAQSPSLPKYLQDDDVSQECRDLLPSLPSEQGWVGTTLHLYQGFWVGPRHLKGVLACQRHFRAQDTDILLVTTPKSGTTWLKAILFALLNRTKYSGSGSQGQHPLLNHNPHDLVPFLELKLYVEQDTPDLASLPPPRLFATHLPYQSLPQPVRDSKCKLVYLCRNPKDTCVSLWHFTNKLRPKERGENSLQESLDRFCRGVSLFGPYWDHVLGYHKASSETPEKVLFLKYEDMKEDPYANLRRLAGFLECPFSQEELREGMVDEILRLCSFDNLSGLEVNKRGKLASGEENKAFFRRGEVGDWVNYLSVDIAEKIDRVGEEKLHGSGLKL